In Psychrobacter immobilis, a single genomic region encodes these proteins:
- a CDS encoding NAD(P)H-dependent flavin oxidoreductase: protein MTLLNTLNITHPIVQAPMAGATTPELAATVSNFGGLGSLGSGMTPPEVLHSHIDTIKSLTDRPFMINLMVLSEHESNTFDTEIPAWLSHYYQENNIEFALPERPALSFADQLQVLYDNPVPVASFTFGIISAEQVQHLQGLGTRVIGTANHPLEAKAWSDIGADAVCVQGVEAGGHRGGWLAQSETDPLGLLTLITQTRACTDIPLIAAGGIMTGQDIKAVQTAGAELAQIGTAFLTTDKCGINDIYKQALLDASENKRSAETRLTRLFSGKQARGLLNDYLRDFARFESAHELPPYPQLNAMTKFLRGHATNNLDPEYQSLWAGQGVALVRQERTIELLERLVKML from the coding sequence ATGACCTTACTGAATACCCTTAATATAACCCACCCTATCGTGCAAGCACCAATGGCAGGCGCAACCACCCCTGAGCTTGCGGCGACAGTGAGTAACTTTGGTGGACTGGGTTCATTGGGATCGGGCATGACGCCGCCAGAGGTTTTGCATAGCCATATTGACACCATTAAATCGCTCACTGATCGCCCTTTTATGATCAATCTAATGGTATTGTCTGAGCATGAGTCGAATACCTTTGATACCGAAATCCCTGCTTGGCTAAGTCATTACTATCAAGAAAACAATATAGAGTTTGCACTACCTGAACGCCCAGCACTAAGCTTCGCGGATCAGCTGCAAGTGCTCTATGACAATCCCGTTCCTGTCGCCAGTTTTACCTTTGGCATTATCAGTGCCGAGCAAGTTCAGCATCTGCAAGGTCTAGGCACGCGTGTCATCGGGACGGCAAATCATCCATTAGAAGCGAAAGCATGGAGCGATATTGGCGCAGATGCGGTATGTGTACAAGGGGTCGAAGCGGGTGGACATCGCGGTGGCTGGCTCGCGCAAAGTGAAACCGATCCATTGGGATTATTGACGCTGATTACTCAAACGCGCGCGTGTACCGATATTCCGTTAATTGCAGCAGGTGGCATCATGACTGGGCAAGATATCAAAGCAGTGCAAACGGCTGGCGCTGAGCTGGCGCAAATCGGAACGGCGTTTTTGACCACAGATAAATGCGGTATTAATGATATTTATAAACAAGCACTACTTGATGCTAGTGAAAATAAACGCAGTGCTGAGACACGCTTAACGAGACTGTTTTCAGGTAAACAAGCTCGTGGTTTATTAAATGATTATTTGCGTGATTTTGCTCGCTTTGAAAGCGCGCATGAGCTACCGCCCTATCCACAATTAAATGCGATGACCAAATTTTTGCGTGGTCATGCGACCAATAATCTTGACCCAGAATATCAGTCTTTATGGGCGGGACAAGGCGTCGCTTTGGTCAGACAAGAGCGCACGATTGAGCTGTTAGAGCGCTTGGTCAAAATGTTATAG
- a CDS encoding NACHT domain-containing protein, which produces MPDLVTPLVLKATIPVLIKKILDEIRPTVGNINDQTRQFFEIGLKKYLNKKFDQYSELKTLLRGNTPVYIYNIYYPLKLKNDDEVIETNNVANIFENSNAVTIIGDAGSGKSTLIKHLFLNTIKTGYAIPVLVELRYLNNDENSLQEYIRNKVLEDCIAENPKILDKLFETGKFVFFLDGYDELNTEVKSNIVKNLSEFRNKYPSNKFILTTRPYSGIEQLQRFHNYYVKELSIEDNEISEFVNTQLRDEVELRNKINESIITNSSGHINSFLTNPLLLSLYILTFKSNADIPAKKHIFYRRVIQALFSEHDSQTKVGYIRQKQSGLIQEEFETVLQLFCYLSYFESKFSWDTDFIFEKFKIIKNKSEINFENYKILKDLSSAVALWIEDNGLYSFAHRSLQEYFASLFVKQMTLEGKEIVYKKILNRLDKNQIFFESENFLSLLEEMDELNFNKLYYLPLLIEIKSILDFSSNKSLYLSFIKKSFPKIKKSPVLMGTAIEFSDDFGKISSFREDYLIELHGILIKAIKVIDKEILPIVEVVDGVKYWEISLIEEFPDYFIQATYDDALNIAISYKDALLDEIKKTKDFIEKSEKNDIDFADLI; this is translated from the coding sequence ATGCCAGATTTAGTAACTCCACTTGTATTGAAAGCTACTATTCCGGTCTTAATAAAAAAAATACTGGATGAGATCAGACCTACTGTTGGAAATATAAATGACCAAACTAGACAGTTTTTTGAAATTGGTTTAAAAAAATATTTAAATAAGAAGTTTGATCAATATTCTGAGCTTAAAACTCTACTAAGAGGTAATACACCAGTATATATTTATAATATATATTATCCTTTAAAGTTAAAGAATGATGATGAAGTTATTGAAACAAATAATGTCGCTAATATATTTGAGAATTCTAATGCTGTTACTATTATAGGCGATGCAGGTAGTGGTAAAAGTACACTTATAAAACATTTATTTCTAAATACAATTAAAACAGGATATGCAATTCCTGTACTTGTAGAATTACGATATTTGAACAACGATGAAAATAGCCTACAAGAGTATATTAGGAATAAAGTCTTAGAAGATTGTATTGCTGAAAATCCTAAAATTTTAGACAAACTATTTGAAACAGGAAAATTCGTATTTTTCTTAGATGGCTATGATGAACTAAATACTGAAGTTAAATCTAATATTGTTAAAAATTTAAGTGAGTTTAGGAATAAATATCCAAGCAATAAGTTTATATTAACTACAAGACCCTACTCAGGTATCGAGCAATTACAACGATTTCATAATTATTATGTAAAAGAGCTTTCTATAGAAGACAATGAAATTTCGGAATTCGTAAATACACAATTAAGAGATGAAGTTGAGCTTAGAAATAAAATAAATGAATCTATAATCACAAATAGTAGTGGACATATTAATAGCTTTCTAACAAACCCTTTACTGCTATCACTGTATATTCTAACCTTTAAATCTAATGCAGATATACCAGCTAAAAAACATATTTTCTACCGCAGAGTTATTCAAGCGTTATTTTCAGAACACGATAGTCAAACTAAAGTTGGTTACATTAGACAAAAACAATCTGGATTAATTCAAGAGGAGTTCGAAACAGTATTACAGTTATTCTGTTATCTATCTTATTTTGAAAGCAAGTTTAGCTGGGATACAGATTTTATATTTGAAAAATTTAAAATTATTAAAAATAAAAGTGAAATTAATTTTGAAAACTATAAGATTTTAAAAGACTTAAGTTCAGCCGTTGCGTTGTGGATTGAAGATAATGGGTTGTATTCTTTTGCCCATCGCTCTTTACAAGAATATTTTGCCTCATTGTTTGTTAAACAAATGACTTTAGAAGGCAAAGAAATAGTATATAAGAAAATACTTAATAGGCTGGATAAAAACCAAATATTTTTTGAATCAGAAAACTTTTTATCCTTATTGGAAGAGATGGATGAGTTGAACTTTAATAAACTTTACTACCTTCCCTTATTAATTGAAATTAAAAGTATTTTAGATTTTTCAAGTAATAAGAGCCTTTATTTATCATTTATTAAAAAGTCATTTCCAAAAATTAAAAAAAGTCCTGTTCTTATGGGTACAGCAATAGAGTTTAGCGATGATTTTGGTAAAATATCTTCTTTTAGAGAAGACTATCTAATTGAGTTGCATGGTATTCTTATTAAAGCGATCAAAGTTATTGATAAGGAAATATTGCCTATAGTTGAAGTGGTAGACGGTGTGAAATATTGGGAAATATCATTAATAGAAGAATTCCCAGATTATTTCATTCAAGCAACATATGATGATGCACTGAATATAGCTATCTCATATAAAGATGCATTACTCGATGAGATAAAAAAGACAAAAGATTTCATCG